Part of the Dermatophilus congolensis genome is shown below.
GCCTTCGACGCGTCGTTTGGAGAAGCAGAGCACTTCGGGGTCGTCGGTGGTGTGGGGAGTGTAGTTGCGTAGCCAGTCAAGGGCGTTGTGTTCGCGGCGGATTCGGTTGAGTTTGCCGAGGTAGTCGGCCATCCAGAGTTGTCCGGCTCGTTCTCCGCCGGGGGCGTAGCTGGCCCAATCGCGGTTTTTGAATTCGTATTTTTCGTTGTCGATTTGTTCTTCAGCGCCGGGGCGGGGGACTGACTCCATGAGTTCGTATCCGGCGTAGATGCCGTAAGTGGGAGACAAGGTGGCGGCCAAGGTGGCGCGTAGTTTCCATGCAGTGGGGCCGCCGAACTGCATGTAGGGGGTGAGGATGTCGTGGGTGGTGGGCCAGAAGCTGGGGCGCATGTAGGCGGCGGAGCCGGTGGTGTCGTCGGTGAGTTCGGCCATGTATTCGGCGATCTCTTCGGCGGTGTTGCGCCAGGCGTAGTAGGTGTAGCTCTGTTGGAAGCCGACTTTGGCCAAGGTGGCCATCATGGGGGGTTTGGTGAATGCTTCGGCAAGCCAGATGACGTCGGGATGGTCTTTAGCAACGTCGTTGATGAGCCATTGCCAGAATTCGACGGGTTTGGTGTGGGGGTTGTCGACGCGGAAAATTTTGACTCCGTGGTCGATCCATACCTGGATGACGCGTCGGATTTCGGCGTAGATGCCGGCTGGGTCGTTATCGAAGTTCAGTGGGTAGATGTCTTGGTATTTCTTGGGTGGGTTCTCGGCGTAGGCGATGCTGCCGTCGGCGCGGGTGGTGAACCATTCGGGGTGTTTGCTGACCCAGGGGTGGTCTGGGGAGCATTGCAGGGCGATGTCTAGGGCGACTTCTAGGCCTAGGCGGCTGGCTTCGGCGACGAAGTAGTCGAAGTCTTTGAAGGTGCCTAGGGATGGTTCGATGGCGTCGTGACCGCCGGCTGCTGAACCGATGGCGTAGGGGCTGCCTGGATCTTCAGGGCCTGCGTTGAGGGTGTTGTTGGGGCCTTTGCGGTTGGTGGTGCCGATGGGGTGGATGGGGGTGAGGTAGATGACGTCGAAGCCCATCCCGGCGATGGCGGGCAGGCGTTTAGCTGCGGTGCGCAGTGTTCCGGTGACCCATTTGCCGCTGGTTTTGTCGAAGTAGCAGCCTTCGGAGCGGGGGAAGAATTCGTACCAAGCTCCGGTCAGGGCGCGTTTGCGTTCGACGAGCCAGTTGATGGTGGGGGAGGCGGTGACCCAGTGGCGCAGTGGGCGCGCGGTGAGTTCGTCTTCGACGCGGGGGTCGGTGCCTCCGGCTAGGCGGGTGGCGGGGGCTAGGGATTGGTTGCGTAGGGTGCAGATGCCTGCTTTGACGGCTTCGATGCCTGGGCGGGGGCGTCCGGGCACGGTGAGTGCGCGTTCCAGGACGCGGGCGCCTTCTTCGAGCATGAGGTCTACGTCGATGCCGGCTTCGAGTTTGATGACGGCGTCGTGTTGCCAGGTGGCGTAGGGGTCGGACCAGCCTTCGACGCGGTAGTACCAGGAGCCAGGGCAGTCGGCGCTGACGGTTGCTTCCCAGAGCATGAGGCCTGGGTTGGTGCATGTCATGGGGATGGTGTGTTCGGTGCCTTCGGGGTCGGTGAGGACAACGTTGGCGTTAACGGCGTCGTGGCCTTCACGGAACACGTTTGCGCTAATAGCGAACTGTTCGTCGACGACAGATTTGATGGGGTAGGCGCCGTTTTCTACAACGGGGCTCAGCCCAGTGATCGGGATACGCCCGAGCGGTCGTTGGGTGGGAATGTTGCTGTGGGTTACAAGTTGGGGCGTCATGGGGCCTTTCGGCGTGGACAGCGCAGACGAGGAGGTAGAAGAAGTAGAAGAGGTAGAGGCGGACGTCGCCTTCTTTGCAGCGGAAGCGGACGTCGGCTTGGTAGAGGTCGGCCTAACAGCGGAAGTTTTTGTGGTCTTCGGCTTTGAGTAGCTGCTCACGTACTCGAAGCTACCGTTCCGGCCAGACCATTGTCTGCCTGTGATCGCTGTCATTGCAACCAGATCGGTTGGGTAATGGCATCAAAAAGCGCCCTCGCCTACTGGTGAGTTGGAAGGCGAGGGCGCTAGAAGCGGGTTAGTTCGTGATGAGCTCGTAGACCCGCATCGACGCAGCCGGCATGGTGACGTACTCACCCGGATCATGCGCCGTGTGTTCGGCACCAGCAGGAGTCTCCCAGGCGCTGTCCCAGACGAGCTCGTAACGAGACAGTTGGTGCGGTTCTTCTTCGGAACCAACATGGTTGTGCGGGGGATGGGGCAAAACGATCTCGCCAGCTGTGTTCGCGCCGTGAAGCACAAGAAGAAAACTGGTGGCTTCCAGTCCTTCGCCGATGAGCATCATCTGCAAGACTCGTTGATCGGGGTCACCCCACGCTTGCGGGGTCAAAGATCGCCCGAGGCGACCGTACCAACGCACATCAACGCGCCGATCGGCAGGGTTAGGGCGCTCGGTGAAGAAACGCGACTGCCGGAACACGCGATGGTCGGCGCGCAGCTGAGAGAGGAAAGCAAGGGTGTCGATGAGGTTTTCTTCGGTTTCGCCGTGATCCCAGTCCAACCAGCTGGTGGGGTTGTCCTGGCAGTAAGCATTGTTGTTTCCCCCCTGTGTGCGGCCGAACTCATCGCCAGCACAGATCATGGGCGTACCGGTAGAGAGCAGGGTGGTGGCCAGTAAGTTGCGCACCGAGCGGCGTCGCTGGCGCAAGATGTCGGTGTCATGGGTGAGGCCTTCGGCGCCGTGGTTCCAGGAGCGGTTGTCTCCGTGGCCATCTCGGTTTTGTTCACCGTTGGCTTCGTTGTGTTTGCGTTCATAGGCGGTGGTGTCAGCCAGGGTGTAGCCGTCGTGACTGGCGACATAGTTGATGGAAGCTAGCGGACCTCGATCTTGGTTACCGAAAAGGTCTTCACTGCCGGCCAGGCGGGTGGCGATGTCACTGATCCCGTGCCCAGTGGCTCCACCAGCGGCGACGTCCTGGAGCCAGAAGGTGCGGGCCACGTCGCGGAAACGATCGTTCCATTCACAAAAAGGCGGCGGGAACTGCCCGGTGCGCCACCCATTGATGCCCACGTCCCATGGTTCTGCGATCAACTTCACGCGTGACAGGACCGGGTCGGCGCGCAATGCCATCAAGAAGGGGTGGCCTGGGTCGAAGCCGTCGTCACGGCCGCGCGCCAACGCCACTGCCAGATCGAAACGGAATCCATCTACGTGGTAGTGGTGCACCCAGTGCCGTAGTGAATCCAGTGTCATCCGCAGAGCTGAGATATCCCGCAGATCAAGGGTGTTTCCGCATCCAGTGACGTCGATGTCTTGCCCCCACCCGTCTAGGCGGTAGTAGGAGGCGTTATCCACGCCGCGCCAGGACAAAGTGCCACCTTCTTTGGACTGTTCGGCAGTGTGGTTATAAACCACATCCAGAAGCACTTCGATGTTGCGCGAGTGCAGCGCATCCACCATCGCTTTGAACTCGTCAATGACGCCTTGGGCAGTGGTGGCGTGGGCATACCCCTCATGAGGGGCGAAGAACCCCAACGTGTTGTACCCCCAGAACTGGGAGAGCCCTTCTTTCACCAGGTGTACTTCGTCAGTGAACGTGTGCACAGGCAGCAGCTCGACAGCGGTAACACCGATGCGTTCCAAGTGGTCCAGGAATGCTTCGTGTGCCACGCCAGCGTATGTGCCGCGCAGTTCTTCCGGTATCCCTGGATGTTGCATTGTGGCTCCGCGTACATGCATTTCGTACACGAATGTTTCTGTCCATGGCACCCGCCGCATAAATGCGTCGTTCCATTCGTACGTGTTCTGGTTGACCACTACGGATCGGGGTACGAATGGTGAGCTGTCACGGTCGTCACGCCGGGTGACATCACCAGCGAAATCTGCGTTCACGTGGTGCCCGAAAACCTCAGGAGCCCATGTGACTTTCCCAGTGATGGCCTCGGCGTAAGGGTCTAGGACGAGTTTGTTCGGGTTGTGTCGGTGTCCACAGGCCGGGTCCCATGGGCCGTTCACACGGAACCCATACTGCTGCCCTGCTCCTACACCAGGAACAAACAAGGACCACAACCCGTGTGCCCCATCTTCCATTGGTAACCGTCGTTCGGCTCCTCCAACCTGGTCAAAAAGGCACAGATCGACCGAGGAAGCATTGTCGGCGTAGAGCGAGAAGCGAGTTCCGCGTTCACCGACAGTGGCGCCCAGGCGCGGAAGTCGTAGCGAAGAAGACACGCGACAACAGTAGGGCCTCTGGTGTGCTGCGTGGTGAGCAGTGTCGTTGAGACAGAAGGTCTCCGAGCAGACAGCAGCAGTGCTACAGCACCCTCAAGAAACAGGAAAAACGATCCTTAAGCATTCACGCACTCCAGGTGAAAAAGCCGTGAACATATGGCAGGCCGCAAGATGCGGAAATATATGACATATGCCCGATGCTGATCGTCTACCTCGCTACCGCCTACTCACTGGCTTTGACGATGCTTCTTTCTGCCGCAAAGTCAGTCAAGCTCTCGACCTCGGATACAACCTCTACGGATCGCCTGCCATCACCACCAAAGATGGGCAAGGATACGTAGCTCAAGCAGTGCTATGGCAACGTGAGGAACCGACGCCGTTTTCCTCGTCGCGACCTGCCTGACAGATGCACCAAAACCTCACCAGCACGAAATGAGTTTCTAGAATCGCTTTTCTGACGGGACCAACTCGAAGAAGGTTCAGCTAGACAACAACAGCACGCAAGAAACACCCTGTGCGCGCGACACCCCGATGAAGTGCGCACACGCCAGACCTCGCGCACCCACCCCACAGGCCGATACCGTTGACCCATGACTGATCCCACCAGCCTTCCCAGCTTCCCTCCGCCTTCAGACGAACACCCCTTGCGCGGACGGGTCCTGGACGCACTCCAAGACGAGGGCTTCCGTCCCGACATCGACGCCGATGGCGACGTCAGCTTCAAAGTCGAAGGCCAGCAACTGTTCGTCCACACCACCGAGGGCGACCTGCCCGTCATGCGAGTCTTCGGCCAATGGCAGATCGGCGCCGACCTACCCCAAGACGAAATGGCTTGGTACAAAGCCGCTAACGACCTCTCCTTGCGACTCAACGTCGCCAAGGTCGGCATCAACAACGGCACTCTCGTCGTCACCTGCGAACACATCGTCCGACCTGATGAGCTCGTCATGCCCTACGTTCAGCTCTCCTACCAGCTCGTTCTCTCCGGTGTGCAGATGTGGCACCAGCTCATGCTCGGCGAAGACATCTTCGGCGACGGCAGCGGCCTGGCTGGCGGCCCCGGCGCCATCTGAGACACCACGCCAACATAGGCACAGTGGCGCCCGCCCGGTCTGACCAGGGGAGGGCGCCACACCCATGCGAGCATGGGAGACCAGCACCCACCACGGCCACGAACAGCCCACGTCCCGACAGGGAGGCGAAAATCAATGAGGATCGTCGTCACGGCCAAGTTCGTCCCCGATGCCACCGCAACCCGTCGATTCGACACCCGCGACAACACCACAGATCGCGAAACCGAAGGCATCCTTAACGAACTCGACGAATACGCCGTCGAAGAAGCCTTACGGTTAACACACCACGAACACGACCAGGTGATCGTTCTCACAGTCGGGCCAGAAGACGCCACCATCGCGCTGCGCAAAGCCCTGCACATGGGCGCCGACATCGGCGTACACGTCACCGACGCAGCTCTAGCCGGATCTGACGCCGTCTCCACCTCCCACGTACTCGCCGCAGCCATCACACACATCGGCGCCTGCTTCGGCCCCATCGACGTCGTCCTGTCCGGTATGGCATCCACCGACGGAGGCATGCGCGTCATCCCCGCCATGCTCGCCGAATGCCTCGACCTGCCCATGATCACCTTCGCCGACGAACTCACCATCACCAACGGTGTAGCCCGCATCCACCGCGCCACCCCCGACGCCCACGAAATCGTCGAAGCCGACCTACCAGCCATCATCTCGGTATCCGACCGCATCAACGAACCCCGATACCCCACCTACCGGCAAATCATCGCCGCCAACAGCAAACACGTATACACCTGGGAACTAGGCGACATCGGCATCGACCCCACCACCGTCGGACACCACGGCGCTCGCACCTACGTCCGCAGTGCCACCCCCGCCACCTCCACCCACCGCAAGCACACCATCGTCACCGAAGACCAAGGCGGCCAAGCCCTCGCCGAACTCCTGCGCGCCCACGGAATCCGCCCCGCATGACCCCAACATCCGCCACCCCTCACGCCCACGCCCACGAAGAGACCCCCATGCACGACGTGCTCACCCTCATCCTCGACCAGCACGACACCCTGCCCCGATCTGCCCACGAACGGCTCACCCTCGCCGCCGACCTCACCCCAGCAACAGACAGCGCCGCCGCCCTCTACGTCGGCGCCCACGGCCACGCCGCCACCGACGCCGCCGCCCGCCACGGCATCCACCACATCTACACCCTTGACCCAGGTGAAGACGCCATCCACCCCGTCCTGCCCGCCCTCAACGCTCTCACCGACCTTGTCCGCACCACCAGCCCTCGCCTCGTCCTGCTCCCCAGCAGCCACACCGGCCGCAACATCGCCGGACGCCTCGCCGTGCGCCTCAACGCCGGACTCATCACCGATGCCATCGCCGTGGCCGCTGACCCCGCCGCACCCAACGGCTACGTCGTCACCCAAAGCGCCTTCGCCGGAACACACGTCGTCGAAGCAGTCTCCACCACCCCCACCCTCATCGTCTGCCTCAGCCCTGGAGCACTCACCCCCAGCGCCAACCCAGTCACCCCCCACCACTACACCCTGGCCACCACGCCACCCAGCGGTCACACCGCCCGCATTATCACCCGCACCCCACGCAACCCCAGCACCTTCGTCGACGGCGTCCCCACCGACATCGCCGAAGCCGACATCGTCATCGCCGGAGGCCGCGGAACCAACGGTAACTTCGAACCAATCCGCGCACTCGCCCAACGCCTCGACGCCGCAGTGGCCGCATCCCGCGCCGCCGTCGACGCCGGATGGATCGACCACACCGCCCAGGTCGGCCAAACTGGCCAATCAGTCTCTCCACGCCTCTACATCGCCTGCGGCATCTCCGGTGCCGTGCAACACGTAGCAGGAATGCGCACCGCCACCACCGTCGTCGTCATCAACAGCGACCCCGACGCCCTCATCTTCCACGAAGCCGACCTGGGCATCATCGGCGACCTCTTCACCGTCATCCCCCAAGCCCTGCAACACCTCGACCAACCCACACCCGAACACACCCCTACCAGCGAAGAAAACTAGACACCATCGCACAAACACTGCCACCGGTGGCCCCTGCCACACCTCGCTCGTAGAATCGCGGAGTGCCTATGCGACGTGCTTACCTCGACCATGCGGCCACCGCCCCTACGCGCAGCGAGGTTGTGGCGGCCCTAAGCGCTGCACTCCAAATGACCGGTAACCCCTCAGCTCAACACGATTCCGGCCGACGAGCACGCTCAGCTCTAGAAGAAGCCCGCGAAAACGTAGCTGACCTGCTGCGCGTACGCCCCTCCGAAGTGCTCTTCACCTCCGGGGGAACCGAGTCAGACAACATCGGCATCCTAGGCACCTACCGCCGCTGCGTTGCCGACAACCCCAGCCGCCGCCGCATCATCATGGGCGCCATCGAACACCCAGCAGTGCGCGATGCCGTCTTCGCCCTAGAAAAAAACGAAGGCGCAACCATCACAATCGTCGCCCCCCGCCCCGATGGCATCATCGCCACCGAGGACATCCGCGCCGCCATCGAAGATCCCAACAACGGCGGCCCCGACAACGTGGCCCTCGTGACAGTCATGGCAGTCAACAACGAAATCGGCACCATCCAGCCCACCGCCGCCATCGCCGAGACCTGCGCTGAACATGCCATCGCCTTCCACTGCGACGCAGTCCAAGGAATCAGCGTCCTCGACCTACCCCTGGACCACCCCGGCATCACCACCGCGGCCCTATCAGGACACAAACTCGGCAGCCCTGTAGGCATCGGCGTACTCATCGCCCGCCGCGACGCCCGCATCGCCCCCATCTCCTACGGCGGCGGACAAGAACGAGCCTTGCGCTCAGGCACCCTTGGCCTGGCCCTAGCCCGTTCCTTCGAAACTGCCCTGCACAGTGTCGTCACCCACCGCGACACCGAAGTGGCCCGCCTGGTTGCCCTGCGTGACCGTTTAGCCCAAGGCATCCTCGAAAGCATCCCCGACGCCCACATCACCGGCGCATGGGCCCCCACAGACACCACCCAACGCAGCGCCAGCAACGTCCACGTCCTCATACCCCAAGCCCAAGGCGACTCCTTGCTCTTCCTCCTCGACGCCGCCGGCGTCGAATGCTCCACCGGATCTGCCTGCCACTCCGGGGTAACTCAACCCAGCCACGTTGTCCTCGCCCTCGGCCACGACGCTGAACTCGCTACCGGCGCCCTACGATTCAGCCTCGGCTACACCACCACTGACGCCGACATCGACCTGGCCCTAACCGCCCTGCCTGAAGCAGTAGAGCGCGCCCGCAACGTCCACCGCCTCACCACACGAAAGAAAACCGCATGAGCCGCATCGTGGCCGCCATGAGCGGCGGAGTTGACTCAGCCGTAGCCGCCGCACGCATGGTTCAAGCCGGACATGACGTCATCGGAGTGCACATGGCTCTGTCTTCCAACGCTGCTACCTTGCGCGAAAGCGCCCGCGGTTGCTGCACCCTCGAAGACGCAAGCGACGCCCGTCGCGTCGCCGACAAACTCGGCATCCCCTACTACGTATGGGACTTTGCCGAAGAATTCCGCAACGACGTCATCGAAGACTTCGTCACCGAATACGCCGCCGGACGCACCCCCAATCCCTGCCTACGCTGCAACGAAAAAATCAAATTCTCCGCCCTGCTCGAACGCGCACTTGCCCTGGGATTCGACGGTGTAGCCACCGGCCACTACGCCCGCGTCATCGAACCCGGCGACCCCGAAAACACAACCGGAGAAAGAGAACTCCACCGCGCCGTCGACCACGCCAAAGACCAGTCTTACGTGCTCGGAGTCCTAGACGCCGAACAACTAGCCGCCTCCTGGTTCCCACTAGGGGACACCACCAAACCCGTTATCCGCCAAGAAGCAGCCCGCCATGGCTTCTCCGTAGCGAAAAAACCAGACAGCCACGACATCTGCTTCATCGCCGACGGAGACACCCGTGCCTACCTCGCCGCCCGACTAGGAAGCGAACCAGGCCCCATCACCGAACCTGACGGCACCATCGTCGGTGAACACGCCGGCGCCTACGCCTACACCATCGGCCAACGCCGCGGTCTCCACCTACAACGCCCCGCCGCCGACGGACGCCCCCGCTACGTTATCGGCACCGACCCCACCAGCAACACCGTCACCATCGGTCCCGAAGAACTCCTGCGCATCGACCGAATAGACATCGACCACCTCCGCTGGTCCAGCGCACGCCCCACCGGAGAAGCCCACCTGGGCGTACAACTGCGCGCACACGGACGCGAATACCCCGTCACCGTCACCGCCACGGACGAAACCACCCTCACCCTCCACCTACAAGAACCAGTCCGAGGCGTTGCGCCAGGACAGTCCGCAGTGCTCTACGACGGGCCACGCGTCGTAGGCTCTGGCACCATCAGCGCAACCGGCCGCAGCAACCGCACCAACTAACGAACACGCCTGCCCAACAAGTCGATACGGTTAAGATCACAAGCGCCCTCACGGCCGCTAGCGTTGGGGGGTGACCCGAGGAAATGTAGCCCTAACACGCAGCGAAGCCGCCCACCGCTCTACCCACCTGTACATCCACAACTACGAGGTTGACATCAACCTCGCCGCCGCAGCCGACACCACACTCGTCACATTCCCCGTAACCTCCCGCATCGAATTCGACTCCACCATCACCGAAACCTTCGCCGACTTCATTGGCGAAGACATCACCCACCTGACCATCAATGGACAACCACGAACCATCGAATTCGACGGTGCCGGCATCCACCTACGCGACCTGAACCACGGCCGCAACATCGTCGAAATCAGCGGACACGGCATCTACTCCCGCAGCGGCGAAGGGCTCCACCGATACGTCGACCCCAGCGACGCAAACACCTACCTGTACACCCAATTCGAACCCGCCGACTCCCGCCGCCTCTACCCCCAATTCGACCAGCCCGACCTCAAAGCCAGCTTCACCTTCACCGTTACCGCCCCAGCCACCTGGAAAATCCTCTCCGGCAGCCCCGAAGCCAACCGAACCACCATCCCCGCCCACAACAACCTGCCCGAACTCGCCCGCGTCACCTTCGCCCCCACCCCCCGCCTATCCACCTACATCACCTGCATCTGCGCCGGACCCTACGTCGGATACCACGACACCTGGACCGGGCTCGTCGGCCCCCACCACGACAGAGAACTCACCATTCCCCTAGGCATGTTCTGCCGCGCATCACTCGTCGATGCCTTCGACCCCGACGTCCTCTTCACCATCACCAAATCCGGACTCGACTTCTTCCACAACCACTTCGACACCCCCTACCCCTGGGGCAAATACGACTCCATCTTCGTCCCCGAGTACAACCTCGGTGCCATGGAAAACCCCGGCCTAGTCACCTTCACCGACGCTGGATACGTCTTCCAGTCCGGTGCAACCACAAACCAATACGAAGCCCGTGCCAACACCGTCCTCCACGAAATGGCCCACATGTGGTTCGGTGACCTCGTCACCCCTACCTGGTGGGACGACCTCTGGCTCAAAGAAAGCTTCGCCGAATACATGGGCGCACTGGCCTGCGCCGAAGCCACCGAACACCACAACGCCTGGACCGCATTCGCCGCACGCCGCAAAGCCTGGGCCTACCAAGCAGACCAACTCCCCACCACCCACCCCATCGCCGCCGACATCCCCGACGTCGCCGCAGCCAAACAAAACTTCGATGGCATCACCTACGCCAAAGGCGCAGGCGTCCTCAAACAACTCGTCGCCTACGTAGGCCAAGAACACTTCTTCGCCGGCGCCTGCAGCTACTTCGCCTCCCACGCGTTCTCCACCGCAACCTTCTCCGACCTGCTCGAACACCTCGAACACGCCTGCGGCAAAGACCTACGCACCTGGGCCAAGCTCTGGCTCGAAACCGACGGACTCAACGCCCTCATACCCCACGTCATCCGCAAAAACGACACCATCTGCGAACTGATCATCGAACAAAGCGGACAGCCCCAACGCCCCCACCAACTCATCGTCGGCCTCTACAACTTCGACCCCCAAGGCACCCTGCGCCGCACCCACACCATCGACGTCGAAGTCACCGGCCAACACACCCGCGTACCCGAAGCAGTCGGTCTCAACCCCGACCTAGTCCTCCTCAACGACGACGACCTCACCTATGCCAAAGTCCGACTCGACCCCGACTCAGCCCGCACCGTCGCCGCCCACTACAGCGACGTCGACACCTCACTAGCCCGCGCCGGACTCAGCGCAGCCATCTGGAACGCAGCCCGCGACGGTGAACTACCCGCGCGCGACTTCATCGACATCGTCTGCCGCCACGCCCCCCGAGAAACCGACACCGTCCTGCTCGTGGACCTCCTAGACCACCTCCAACCAGCCATCGACCAATACCTACCTGCAACCGAACGCCCCACAGCCAACGCCCGCGTCCTCGACCTGGCCTGGAACGCCATCCACGAAGTCACACCAGGATCCGACGCCCAACTGAGCTGGGCCCGCACCTTCGCCCGCACCGCCGCCTCCCACGACGGACGAGCCAAAGACATCCACGACCTCCTCAACCACACCCACACCATCGAAGGCCTCGAACTGACCCCCGAACTACGGTGGCAACTCCTCGAAGCCCTCGCCGCAACCGGCCACGCCGACAGCGCACTCATCGACACCGAACTAGCCCACGACACCACCTCAGCAGCCCCCGTCCGACACCTCCGCGCCCTGGCCTCATTCCCAGACGCCAACACCAAAGCACGCACCTGGGAACGCCTCATGAGTGCCGACCCCGGATCAAACGACGAAGTCTCCGCCCTCACCGGCGGATTCGCCCGCCCCGGACACGCCCACCTCCTCCCCGAATACACCCAGCGCTACTACGACAACCTCCCCACTATCTGGAACACCCACACCCAAGAAATCGCCCAACGCATCATCCGCGGCACCTTCCCCACCTGGGACCCCTACCAACCCGGAACCCCCATCGAAGAACACGAAGGAGTACACCAAGCCGCCACCTGGCTCCAAACACACCCCGAGGCCCCCGCCGCCCTGCGACGCCCCGTCATCGAAAGCCTCGATCACCTCCGCCGCAGCCTGCGCGCACAACGCCCAGCCAACTAACAACCACACCGCGGCAGCCGGGAGCACATCACCCTGCCCCCGGCTCCCGCCGCGCCGGCAACGGCCTCGCATCCAACCGCCGCGTCAACGCCGCCGCCGTCACCGAATCCACCACCAAATCCGTCAACGCCCCCGACCGCAACGCACCCACCACCGCAGGCACCTTCGCTGTGCCCGTCACCGCACCAATACGTCGCGGCAACCGCCCCAACACCGCAGGCGTTGGTCCCGTCGCCCGACGATTCAACTCGATATCGGCATACGTGCCGTCCTCACGCAAAAACACCGTGCACACATCACCCACCACCCCCAACCTGCCCAACCGCTCCACATCCGCACGCGACAAGTAATCATGCGAATACACGTGCGAAGGTAACTCACTGGCAAACGCCCCAATCCCAAACAACGCCACATCCAACCGCTGCTGCGCCGCCACCACCCGCTGCACCGACCGCTCACGCAACAACGCCCGCCGCGACTCCGCATAATCAAAAAACGCTGGCATCGGAAAATGATGAACCCGGGCTCCATACGCCTGCGCCGCCCGCCCCAAAATCTCTCCCACAAAAGTGATCCCACTGGACTGCGCACTAGCCGCACCGTTCAACTGCACCACCGACACATTTCGCAACGGCCGCGGCGGCAACTGCTCCACCACCGCAGCCACCGTCGTCCCCCACGCCACCCCCAACGACGCGCCATCATGCATGCACTCACTCACCAACGCCCCAGCCGTGCGCGCCACAGCATCCAACCGCGCCAACGGTGTACTCGTCGGACGCACATCCACCACATGCGCCCGCACCCGAGCCCGATCCAAATGTCGTTGTAACTCCCGCGGCGCACTTCCACCATCCACAATGCTGATCCGCACCACCCCCACCTCACGCGCCCGCGCCAACAACCGCGATACCGACGAACGCGACACCCCCAACCGCGCCGCAATCACCTCCATGGTTTCCCCAACCACGTAATACGAGCGCGCAACCTCCACCATCTGTCGTTCGTCCACAATCCACCACCATAGATGCACATTCGTGCACCCGCTGAACAAATGCTCACCCACCTGACAAAGTGGAAATAAACACCAATCGCCATGACGGGAGCACGCCCATGCAACGCACACAACTCACGCGTGAACAACGCGCACAAGCACTCAGGGAAATGGGCAGCGAGAAAGTCGACATCCTCGTTGTCGGCGGCGGCGTCACCGGAGCCGGAATCGCCCTCGACGCAGCTACCCGCGGACTACGCGTCGCCATCGTCGAAGCACAAGACTGGGCA
Proteins encoded:
- a CDS encoding sugar-binding transcriptional regulator — encoded protein: MDERQMVEVARSYYVVGETMEVIAARLGVSRSSVSRLLARAREVGVVRISIVDGGSAPRELQRHLDRARVRAHVVDVRPTSTPLARLDAVARTAGALVSECMHDGASLGVAWGTTVAAVVEQLPPRPLRNVSVVQLNGAASAQSSGITFVGEILGRAAQAYGARVHHFPMPAFFDYAESRRALLRERSVQRVVAAQQRLDVALFGIGAFASELPSHVYSHDYLSRADVERLGRLGVVGDVCTVFLREDGTYADIELNRRATGPTPAVLGRLPRRIGAVTGTAKVPAVVGALRSGALTDLVVDSVTAAALTRRLDARPLPARREPGAG